The nucleotide sequence ccttcgcgtaaacaggattttgtagtacttacgataatttactctgcgtaaacgagtgaattatcgtaagttactacagaagtaacgctcgcgtaaacgtagtagtAGAGCAGTAGAGCACTCGAGTaagaaatgtacaaattatCCTTACGTAAGCGATAAGatgtctattaaaaaaaaacgagcgactTTGAACAaacttgaattaaattaattggcGACTAATTCAATCGGTAAAATTGTACAATTCGTCGTccataatctaattttttcttctcacgTGTTGGAGCGACTTCGATCAAACTCCGATTAACTCGACCAGCGATTACATTTGCTCAGTAATACTTGTATCATTCTATTAACATGgctaaaattattgattcctTGTTTGGTACATGGAAAGAATTATATAGGTAGAAACGTTGTTGCAAGCAAGATAAGTTAACTGGCAATTAACTGGTCAAATAATACCTAATAATTACCTTGTCAACAGGAAGAAAATTATCCCAGTGAACATAATGTCTCAAATCGGAAGATAAGAggtcattaagacgtcttaatgacgtctttaAGATGTCATATCTCTCGATTTGAGACATATACGTGTTATCTGGAATCACTCTTTTGTCGTTTCaaattctagaaaaaaagattagagaTTACCACTTATACAGGATGATTCAGAAATACTTGTACAAACTTTGGGAGTGATATCTTCATAcataaacaagaaaaaaatgtcatatacacatatgtccAGAAATGCCTGGTTTATGGAGTTATAATCGAAAGATTTACATTTCAGGCCTGCACATTTGCCTGACCTAAATCCATTAGATTTTCGTCTGTGGAGACACTTAAAAGTCCTAGTTTATGCTGGAATTACAAATAAAGAGATGGTTTACCAACGCAGGCAATAACGCATCATAGATGCCTGCGAAACCATCAGCAACCGTCATGGGATCTTTGAAAAGATGCGACAGTCCGTGATCCGACGTGTTCATATACGTGCATTGAAGCAGGTGGAAGACATTTTGAGCATTTGTTGTGAATTATAAGTAGATTAAACAATCGAACTGAAGATTACATTACCCAGATAACACGCATGCATGTCTCAAATCGACGTCTCTAAAACGTCATATGTCCTGATTTGAGACATGCGTGTTGTCTGGGTAATCATGTGTTTATTAGGCGATTTTTGGTGATCGTTTGGTATGGTTTAATTGGTACATATACCAAAGTTGCTATCGGTAGTTGCTATGGGTGCTGGTGCAATTTGGTACATTTCTTACTTTGGTACGTTGCAATTATGGCTGCATTCCGAAATTCACTGTCAGCaactttcagtactgaaaatctatagtatacgtatatacgtaatgtataagatatagatttgcagtactgacagagtgaatatcggaatgcagcctatATCAGAGTCACGCCAAAAATCGTCTATTGTAGATGTATTCTGTCAGTTTTTGTCGAATCGTCGAATGTAATCTTGGGCTGCGTTCGTTTTGGGTGTTTTCGTGCTGAAAGCATCACTCCATCTTTTTTCAACATGTAATGAGCAATAAAGATGGACTGGACGCTTTCGATTTATAACTCATATGTAAGGCATTTCCggacatatgtatacatgacatttttttcttgtttatgTGTGGAGAATTcagtttcaaaaatttatgtacatacaagTATTTCTGCATCATCCTGTATAGctagaaattttactttaaatttatgCCGTGATTGAATTAAAATCGAAGTTTGATCAAAGTCTctgatgataaaaaaaattggtaatttaaataaaatgttagtAAAATATAGGCGTTACTTGATACATTAATCGTAGTTCGATCGTCTTTAGTGCGCCGAGGGGGATGTTTCGCGAAGCGTTCATGCGAATATATCTGTCCGGAGTTCAGACTCGCGCCGAATTCTCGTCATTCGTCATTTCTCGACTTCTCGTATGTGTCTAGTGATGCGAGATAACCAATTAGGCGAGGCAGGGACTTTCGGGCGGGACGTGGGACGTGTCGTGTGTCGCGTCGCGCGAGCgccgagcggcgcggcggccggcgcggcggcgccaTCGGCGCGGCCGTTCCCGCGCAAATGAGCGCCAAAATATCCGACGTGCATGCGCACGAGCATCACGGTTGCGCGGGCCGGCGGGCCGCGCCGCTTCATTCGGCTTTCAGCgctcggtgtctacgtgtcgGCGTGCGGTCCCGTGCATTATTCTGATCATTCTATCTATCTCGCGCTCCCTCCCCGTTCCTCCCTCGTGCAGTCGTGCAAGGAAATAGGAAACGCGCTCGACTTGACTTAACGGCGAGACATGTCTGGACGCGGCAAAGGCGGTAAGTAAAGACGAAAAGCGACAAAAAGGGAAGCCGGAAAAGGGAGGAGAGTctcgcgccgcgtcgcgccacgccgggcgacggcgacgacatTCCTCGACGTGTGTCCCTTTTCCAGGTAAAACCAAGGGAAAGGCGAAGACCCGCAGCAGCAGGGCCGGGCTGCAGTTCCCCGTGGGGAGGATCCACCGTCTCCTCAGGAAAGGCAACTATGCGGAACGCGTCGGCGCCGGTGCGCCGGTCTATCTCGCCGCCGTCATGGAATATCTGGCGGCCGAAGTGCTCGAGCTGGCTGGAAATGCCGCCAGGGACAACAAAAAGACTAGGCAAGCCCTTCCTCATTCtcgcgctctctctttctctgtcgcgcgcgcgcgctttctcTCGCTCCGTTTCTCTCTCATCGCGACTTCCTGTTTCTATCTCGTGTCTGCGTCTCGCTCGATTTT is from Temnothorax longispinosus isolate EJ_2023e chromosome 10, Tlon_JGU_v1, whole genome shotgun sequence and encodes:
- the LOC139820707 gene encoding histone H2A, coding for MSGRGKGGKTKGKAKTRSSRAGLQFPVGRIHRLLRKGNYAERVGAGAPVYLAAVMEYLAAEVLELAGNAARDNKKTRIIPRHLQLAIRNDEELNKLLSGVTIAQGGVLPNIQAVLLPKKTGTGGSGKGDKASQEY